The Elusimicrobiota bacterium sequence ACCAATGGACCGTGGTGAACCGCGAAGGGATAGAGCCCTCCATCCTCCGCCACGTCAAACGCCAATGCATGCATTGTCTGGAACCTGCTTGCGTTTCGGTCTGCCCCGTGGCGGCGCTCGCTCAGACGGAACAGGGCCCGGTGATTTATCGGGAAAGCCGGTGCATCGGGTGTCGTTACTGCATGGTGGCCTGCCCCTTCGAGGTGCCGCGGTTCGAGTGGAACAACGGACTCACGCCGGTCATCGGCAAATGCCAGTTTTGCGCCCAGGAACGGTTGTTTAAAGGCCTTCCGCCGGGATGCTCGGAGGCTTGCCCCACGGGCGCCCTCAAATTTGGCAAACGGTCGGACTTGTTGTTTGAGGCCAAAACCCGCCTGGGGTCCCACCCCGAAAAATATGTGGACCACATTTTCGGCGAGGAGGAGATCGGCGGCACCTCCTGGCTTTATATTTCCGATGTCCCCTTCGAAAAGCTCGGGTTCAAGACGAACCTTCCCAAACGTCCGCTTCCCTCCCTCACCTGGGACGTGGTGAGCTGGATCCCCGGGATCGCGGCGGTTTTGGCCTCGCTCTTCGGGGTTCTCGCCTATTCTTTTTCCCGCAAACCCCACGTTCCTCCCGGCGGCGCCAAAAAGGAGGACGCTTGATCGGCTGGTCGTTTTTGGCGGCCGTCCTAGGGATTCTGTGTTGGCTGGCGGTGGCCTATGGTCTGGGCCGGCCCCCGCGCCACGGCCGGCTTCTGGGGTGGTCCGCGGTCGGATCGCTTTGGGCCGTAACGGCGGTGGTCCTCGCCATTCGGTTTTTCCTGGGAATGGGCGCCATGAGCCACATGTCGGACCGCTTTCCCTGGGGGGTATGGATCGGCCTGCTTCAAAGCGGGGTGGCCCTTTCCGGCGGCGGGTTCGTGATGGCGGCCACCGTGCACATCTTCCACCTTAAACGGTTCGAGCCGATCCTTCGCCCGGTGGTCCTCTTGGCCTTCCTGGGCTACACCTTCGTGGCGCTCACCCTGTTTATCGAGGTCGGACGGCCCTGGGCGCTGTGGCACCCCCTGGCCATGTGGCAACACCATTCCATCATGTTCGAGGTGGCCTGGTGCGTGACGCTCTATTTCACCGTTTTGGCGACGGAATTCAGCCCGGTCATCTTCGAGCGGCTGGGCCTGCCGAAGGCCGTTTCTTTCATCCACGCGGTGGCGATCCCGGTCGTCATTGCAGGGGTCATCCTCTCCACCCTGCACCAATCCTCCATGGGTTCGATGTTTTTAATCGTTCCTCAGAAGATGCATCCCTTGTGGTATTCCACGCTCCTGCCGGTGTTCTTTTTTATGAGCTCCGTGGGCGTGGGCCTCTGCGTGACGGTCATCGCCTCTTTCTACTCTGCCCGGGTGTTCGGGAAAACCCTGGACCGCTGGATGTTGGCGGACCTGGCGAGGGCGGCGTCGGTTCTTCTTTTTCTCTACGCCGCGGTCCGCGTGGTGGACGTGACGGCCCGCGGGGTCTGGGGACGGTTGGGCGATCCGGCGTGGCTGGGGGCCCTGTTCCTTCTGGAGGTGGTGGGCGGCGCTCTTTTGCCGGCGGTGTTTTTGTCCCGGCGGTCGACGTTGGAACGTCCCCGCCGGATGGTGTGGTGGGGGCTCCCGGCGATCGGCGGCGTGGTGCTGAACCGGCTCAGCGTGAGCTGGTTCGCCATGGTTCCCTATACGGGGTCCGGCTATGTTCCCCATTGGATGGAGGTGGCCGTGTCGTTCACGTTGTTCACGGTCGTCGTGACGGTCTTCGGTTTGGCGGTCCGCTATTTGCCCGTCTTCCCGAAAGAATCTTCGGTGGTTTCCTAGAGGTCTCTCTATGTCCCAGCGCCGCCTGCCTGAATTCTTTTACAACTGGATTTCCATCGGAGGGGCTTTGCTCGCCATGGGATCTTTCGCGATCATCGCGCTCTTGGTCCTGATCGATTTGTTCGTGGAGAGCACGACCCTCTATTTAGGGTTATTGACTTATACCATCCTTCCCGGCTTTTTGGTGGCGGGTTTGGTGCTGATTGCCGTGGGGGCCCTTCTGGAACGGCGCCGGGAGGCCAAGGGACATGGGGCCAGCCTGGATCCGGTGTTCAGCCTGGACCTTCGAAACGCGCGACAGCGCACCGCCCTTTTTATTTTCGTGGGCGGGACGGCGGTCTTTTTGGTGGCGTCGGCCCTGGGCACCTACAAGGCCTACCACATCACCGAATCCACGAAGTTTTGCGGCACCCTTTGCCACACCGTCATGAATCCGGAATACACGGCCTACCAACGCTCGGCCCACGCCCGGGTGGCCTGCGTGTCCTGCCATATCGGGCCGGGGGCGGGGTGGTTTGTTAAATCGAAATTGTCGGGGGCCTATCAGGTGTATTCGGCGGCGTTCAAAAAATACCACCGGCCCATCGAAACCCCGGTGCGCAACCTCCGTCCCGCCCGGGAAACCTGCGAGCAGTGCCATTGGCCGGAGAAATTTTTCGGGGAACGCCGCCACGTCAACCCCCGCTATTTGGCTGACGAAAAAAATACGCCCTACCCGCTCACCCTTCTGATCAACACCGGGGGCGGGGGCTCCCTCCGCGGGCCGGGCCACGGCATCCATTGGCACATGGCCATCAACAACAAAGTGGAATACATCGCCCGGGACCGCGCCCGCCAGGAAATCGCCTGGTTGCGCGTGACCAACCGGTCCGGCCAAATGACGGAATTCAACCTCGCCGAGAACCCTTTAACCGTGGAGGAGCGCCGCCAGGCCGAAATTCGCGTGATGGATTGCATTGATTGCCACAACCGCCCCAGCCACAATTATCGGCCGCCCACCCGCGAGGTGGACGCGGCTCTCTACGACGGCCGCATTCCCGCCACGCTTCCTTTCATCAAGCGGGAATCCGTGAAAGCTTTGGACGGGGATTACCCCGACACTCCGTCGGCCATGGCCGCCATCGACCAGAAACTGAGGGGGTTCTATCAGGAGAAATTCGCGAAAGTTTCCAAGGAACGATCCGCCGAGGTGGACGCCGCTGTTCTCGCCGTCCAGGATATTTACCGCCACAGCCTGTTCCCGGAAATGAAAGTGACCTGGCGGCAATATCCGGAAAACATCGGGCACACGCTCTCGCCGGGCTGTTTCCGTTGCCACGGAAGCGGGTTGACTTCTTCCGACGGCAAAACAATTTCGCGGAACTGCACCTCCTGCCACGTGCTTTTGGGCCAGGGGAAAGAACCCGGTGACGGGCTCATGTCCGTCCGCGGCCTCACCTTCAAGCATCCAACGGATATCGGTGGCGCGGAGGCGGAAGGCAATTGCACCGCTTGTCACCAGGGCGGCGCGGAACTCTACGAATAACCCAAGACAGGTTTTTAAGATTTGGACGGTTGTAAATTTATTGTAACACATGATACAGATCATAAATTTAGACGAATTAATCAGTTATACACATGGTGCTGGAGGAATTTTTTGAAAGAAACAAACCTCCATCATGATTTAGCGGATCGGTTTGCGTCGGTGCGCGGGTGACCGGCGGATAACGAAGAAAAATTAATTCGGGGAGACCCATGAAAAAAACGCGAAAAAAGATCCTGCACGCACTTCTTCTCCTTTCCTTCGTTGGAGCGGTGAGCCTGGCGTTGAACGCCGGGCGATCCCTCCGCGCGGAGGATGCGCCTCCTCCGGCGCCGGCCGTGACCCCTGCAGCTCCCGCGGCGGCGGAACCGGTGGTGGTGAACGAAGCCACTGAAAAAGCCGAGTTCGTCGGCGCCGAGTCCTGCGCCAACTGCCACGCGGACCAGGTGGAATCCTTCAAATCCGCCCAACACGCCCGCGGGTTCGCGAAACAAAAAAATATTGAATTCGAAAAGTCCTGCGAAACCTGCCACGGCCCCGGATCTCTCCACGTGAACGCCGGAGGCGACAAGACGAATCCCGGTTTCGCCACGATGAAAGACCCCAAAAAACTTTCCGCGAAAGCGGTCAGCGAGACCTGTTTTCAATGCCACAAAGACACGGGCCGGTCCCACTGGAAAGGGAGCGCCCACGAAAGAGCCGACGTCTCCTGCGTCGAATGCCACAGCGTGCACAGCCCCAAGAGAGTCCGGGCCCAGTTGGTTCAGCCCACGGAAGCCGACACCTGCTACACCTGTCATCGGGAAATTAGAGGCCAAATGCGCCGGTCGGCCCACATGCCCGTGGAAGAGGGGAAGATGAACTGTTCCTCCTGCCACAATGCGCATGGGTCCGCCACGCCAAAACAATTGACGGCCAAGAGCGTGAACCAACTTTGCTTTGATTGCCACCAAGACAAAAGGGGTCCGATGCTCTGGAAACATCCTCCGGTTCAGGAGAGTTGTCTCACTTGCCACCACCCCCATGGGTCACACCACGACAAGATGTTGAATGTTAAACAACCATTCCTTTGTCAACGGTGCCATGTGGCCGGCGGTCACCCCAGCACGCCGTTGGGGAGCTTGGAGATCGGTCAGGGGAGCAACAAGGTCGTGAGCCAATCCTGCGCCGAGTGCCATCCGAACGTTCACGGGTCCAACCACCCGGGCGGCAAGTACTTCGCTCGTTAAACGGAGGACGACCGACAATGAAAATTAAACACTTATGTTTCATGACCTCCTTCCTCTTCGGGGGCAGTTTCCTGACCTCCGCCCTGGCCGAAACAAAGATTTCCCAGGACGTGGAAGTGGGTGTTCAAGGCGTTTCCGTTAACACGTCCGAGGCGAAGTTTGAAGAATACGGCGAGGTTCCGAACGGCCCGTTCATGAATTATTACTCCATGGACGTGGACGCCGAGAAATATGACCTCTCCTTTTTCACCCGCCGTCCCAGTTTGGACGACCAGTCGGCGGAGTTGAACTATGACCGTGGCGGAAAGCTTTGGTTTAACGCGGGCTACGCCCAAAATCCACACCGTTGGGCCAACTCTTCGGTCAGCCTGTATAACGAAGTCAGCCCCGGGGTTCTAGCCCTGCCGGATGGGATGCAGGGGACGCTCCAGACCTTTGGGAACACCACGGCCAACTGGTTCAATGTGATGAACAGCACGTTCGCCGGCCTGGCTCACACCGAAGAGCTTTACGTTCGGGGGGACAGGTCCTCGGTTAACCTGGGCTTTGCCCCCGCTCCCCAGTGGGCGGTGAACCTGGACCTCTACAAGGAAAAAAAGGCGGGCAAACAAATGGGCATGTTTGGGTTCGGCCGCAACTATGCGGTCGAGATGGCCCGAACGGTCGATCAAACCGTCTACGATTCAGCCTTGGGCTTAGCGTACTCCGGAAAACGTCTGTCCATGGGAATGAAATATGGGTTCAACTCTTTTAAAAACGATGTGGACAAGCTGACCTTTGACAGCTATCGGCGACAGACCGACATTGTGGGGAGCCTCACCTCCGGCGTGGGGGCTTCTAAGGGGCAAGGCTCCGTTCAACCGGATAACATCGCCCAAAGCTTCGCGGCTAACCTGGGCCTGGACGTGGCGCCCAAGACCCGTTTTGAGGCCGACGCCTCTTACACCTATATGCGGCAAAATGCAGACCTGTTGCCCCATACGGTGAACACGGCCGCGGCGGCCTCGGCCGACCCGCTCCCTGAAAAATCAGCCGACACAAAAAATGCTTTTTGGGTTCAAAACTATCGGTTGACCCACCAATTGACCCAATCCATGGCCCTGGGCGCCCGCCTCCGTTCAGAGCAAATGGGAGACAACTCGAAACACATGGACTTTGGCGGACACGTGGCCATGGACCAGCTCTGGGAGGCCGATGACTGGGCCACCCATCGGTTTGGGTACCGCAAGAACAACACGGGACTGACCATGGACTGGAACCTGTCCAAGGCCTGGCTTTTTGGCGCG is a genomic window containing:
- a CDS encoding MtrB/PioB family outer membrane beta-barrel protein, which codes for MKIKHLCFMTSFLFGGSFLTSALAETKISQDVEVGVQGVSVNTSEAKFEEYGEVPNGPFMNYYSMDVDAEKYDLSFFTRRPSLDDQSAELNYDRGGKLWFNAGYAQNPHRWANSSVSLYNEVSPGVLALPDGMQGTLQTFGNTTANWFNVMNSTFAGLAHTEELYVRGDRSSVNLGFAPAPQWAVNLDLYKEKKAGKQMGMFGFGRNYAVEMARTVDQTVYDSALGLAYSGKRLSMGMKYGFNSFKNDVDKLTFDSYRRQTDIVGSLTSGVGASKGQGSVQPDNIAQSFAANLGLDVAPKTRFEADASYTYMRQNADLLPHTVNTAAAASADPLPEKSADTKNAFWVQNYRLTHQLTQSMALGARLRSEQMGDNSKHMDFGGHVAMDQLWEADDWATHRFGYRKNNTGLTMDWNLSKAWLFGAEAFNETATREMRNFKETSDDNIIGRLEFHPAPTFKVRARYTNAYRSASDYEAPSSTTVELAGLRYFDIAARARNAGDLSVTGWKGALSYGLNGGFATDKFNSGDGPTNDDVTIATNNVAMMYGLLHSHTATAGADLALDVSSQVGFFGFYQFQWIRGVQRSNRSGGGSPTSDVQEIWEVQTTDRYDVVGVGVDLRPVERLKFVLAYDLSHSEGAMDYLTVNAGNSTTLKAPPETVTTKQVYRLDGEIKASSNLTCTLGYTREDYKIHDFANQNLGLTSGQAAGQTNVTLADNSEDYKAHIVSARLNLRW
- a CDS encoding DmsE family decaheme c-type cytochrome; translated protein: MKKTRKKILHALLLLSFVGAVSLALNAGRSLRAEDAPPPAPAVTPAAPAAAEPVVVNEATEKAEFVGAESCANCHADQVESFKSAQHARGFAKQKNIEFEKSCETCHGPGSLHVNAGGDKTNPGFATMKDPKKLSAKAVSETCFQCHKDTGRSHWKGSAHERADVSCVECHSVHSPKRVRAQLVQPTEADTCYTCHREIRGQMRRSAHMPVEEGKMNCSSCHNAHGSATPKQLTAKSVNQLCFDCHQDKRGPMLWKHPPVQESCLTCHHPHGSHHDKMLNVKQPFLCQRCHVAGGHPSTPLGSLEIGQGSNKVVSQSCAECHPNVHGSNHPGGKYFAR
- the nrfD gene encoding polysulfide reductase NrfD, with protein sequence MIGWSFLAAVLGILCWLAVAYGLGRPPRHGRLLGWSAVGSLWAVTAVVLAIRFFLGMGAMSHMSDRFPWGVWIGLLQSGVALSGGGFVMAATVHIFHLKRFEPILRPVVLLAFLGYTFVALTLFIEVGRPWALWHPLAMWQHHSIMFEVAWCVTLYFTVLATEFSPVIFERLGLPKAVSFIHAVAIPVVIAGVILSTLHQSSMGSMFLIVPQKMHPLWYSTLLPVFFFMSSVGVGLCVTVIASFYSARVFGKTLDRWMLADLARAASVLLFLYAAVRVVDVTARGVWGRLGDPAWLGALFLLEVVGGALLPAVFLSRRSTLERPRRMVWWGLPAIGGVVLNRLSVSWFAMVPYTGSGYVPHWMEVAVSFTLFTVVVTVFGLAVRYLPVFPKESSVVS
- a CDS encoding NapC/NirT family cytochrome c gives rise to the protein MSQRRLPEFFYNWISIGGALLAMGSFAIIALLVLIDLFVESTTLYLGLLTYTILPGFLVAGLVLIAVGALLERRREAKGHGASLDPVFSLDLRNARQRTALFIFVGGTAVFLVASALGTYKAYHITESTKFCGTLCHTVMNPEYTAYQRSAHARVACVSCHIGPGAGWFVKSKLSGAYQVYSAAFKKYHRPIETPVRNLRPARETCEQCHWPEKFFGERRHVNPRYLADEKNTPYPLTLLINTGGGGSLRGPGHGIHWHMAINNKVEYIARDRARQEIAWLRVTNRSGQMTEFNLAENPLTVEERRQAEIRVMDCIDCHNRPSHNYRPPTREVDAALYDGRIPATLPFIKRESVKALDGDYPDTPSAMAAIDQKLRGFYQEKFAKVSKERSAEVDAAVLAVQDIYRHSLFPEMKVTWRQYPENIGHTLSPGCFRCHGSGLTSSDGKTISRNCTSCHVLLGQGKEPGDGLMSVRGLTFKHPTDIGGAEAEGNCTACHQGGAELYE
- a CDS encoding 4Fe-4S dicluster domain-containing protein; its protein translation is MAPGVSRRSFLKGAVGAAAAAALPKTFAHAEGRVSKGDVFSVLVDLSRCIGCRSCMRACQRANDLNAPQEWMDIDHLDRRLDLTYNQWTVVNREGIEPSILRHVKRQCMHCLEPACVSVCPVAALAQTEQGPVIYRESRCIGCRYCMVACPFEVPRFEWNNGLTPVIGKCQFCAQERLFKGLPPGCSEACPTGALKFGKRSDLLFEAKTRLGSHPEKYVDHIFGEEEIGGTSWLYISDVPFEKLGFKTNLPKRPLPSLTWDVVSWIPGIAAVLASLFGVLAYSFSRKPHVPPGGAKKEDA